A window of Solanum stenotomum isolate F172 chromosome 3, ASM1918654v1, whole genome shotgun sequence contains these coding sequences:
- the LOC125857677 gene encoding uncharacterized protein LOC125857677, protein MDKGVFSDLLHVPMDVILSDKEKKELELRKFERVKIEADQLREREKIRADRSRERQNKISEDDLLDVPMDMILSNKEKKELELRKLEREKIEAEQLLEREKIRAKRSRERQKKISDERSRNPKMLH, encoded by the coding sequence ATGGACAAAGGAGTATTCTCTGATCTTCTCCATGTTCCGATGGATGTGATCCTGAGCGacaaggaaaagaaagagttggaaCTTCGAAAGTTCGAGAGAGTGAAGATTGAAGCGGATCAACTTCGGGAGAGAGAGAAGATTCGTGCGGATCGATCTCGGGAGAGACAGAATAAGATAAGTGAGGATGATCTTCTTGATGTTCCGATGGATATGATCCTGAGCaacaaggaaaagaaagagttagaacTTCGAAAGTTAGAGAGAGAAAAGATTGAAGCGGAGCAACTTCTGGAGAGAGAGAAGATTCGTGCGAAGCGGTCTCGGGAGAGACAGAAGAAGATAAGTGATGAGAGATCTCGGAACCCGAAGATGCTGCACTGA
- the LOC125857680 gene encoding SNW/SKI-interacting protein A-like: MDTTTTTQETKEALEKIIHVERRNHVPTHSQKCIKYKSNNSQERIIKMLGMPVDPIDPPKFKHKKIPRASGSPPVPLMHSPPRSISVKDQLDWNIPPCISDWKNPKGYTIPLDRHIASNGRGLQEVHVNDNLAKFTEALNVAEEQARKAVAMRFKVQEEIMLKHKENKEMELRELASKARSDQKNAACLMNDMNYERAREDRLQRKKIFEERCSERRLEATMGGEKKRKITRDRDRDISEKLALGMASTSRGGEVMIYDQRLFNQEKGVASGFAPTDDAYNIYDRGLFTAPHQPALSILYRPNKDVDSDMYGGGADEKTDRSFKPDTAFVGTSERRGPRDTPVKFEADPFGLNQNVRKLVGISMMVQHTANKNT; this comes from the coding sequence ATggatacaacaacaacaacccaagAGACTAAGGAAGCCCTTGAGAAGATTATACATGTGGAAAGAAGAAATCATGTTCCCACACATTCTCAAAAGTGTATTAAGTACAAGTCTAATAAttcccaagagaggattattaAGATGTTGGGCATGCCGGTGGATCCTATTGATCCACCCAAGTTCAAGCACAAGAAGATCCCTAGGGCTTCTGGTTCCCCACCTGTGCCCCTTATGCATTCTCCTCCTCGTTCCATCTCGGTGAAGGACCAACTGGACTGGAATATTCCCCCTTGTATATCAGATTGGAAGAACCCCAAAGGTTACACAATCCCACTTGATAGGCATATTGCTTCTAATGGCAGAGGACTTCAGGAGGTCCACGTCAATGATAATTTGGCAAAATTTACGGAGGCTCTAAATGTTGCAGAAGAGCAAGCCAGAAAAGCAGTTGCAATGCGGTTCAAAGTTCAGGAAGAGATTATGTTGAAACAcaaggaaaataaagaaatggAACTACGAGAGTTGGCCTCCAAGGCAAGATCTGATCAGAAAAATGCTGCATGTCTCATGAatgatatgaattatgaacGTGCAAGAGAAGACCGATTAcagagaaagaaaatatttgaggAACGATGCAGTGAGAGGAGATTAGAGGCAACAATGGGTGgtgagaagaagagaaagatcaCCAGAGATAGAGACCGTGATATCAGTGAAAAGTTGGCTCTTGGGATGGCTTCTACATCAAGAGGAGGAGAGGTCATGATATATGACCAGAGATTGTTCAACCAGGAGAAAGGGGTGGCTTCTGGATTTGCCCCTACTGATGATGCCTACAACATCTATGATAGAGGCCTATTTACTGCTCCTCATCAGCCTGCACTTTCTATTTTATACAGACCGAACAAAGATGTGGATTCTGATATGTATGGAGGAGGTGCTGATGAGAAGACAGATCGTAGCTTTAAGCCTGACACAGCATTTGTTGGAACATCTGAGAGACGAGGTCCAAGAGATACACCGGTGAAATTTGAAGCTGATCCATTTGGTTTGAACCAGAATGTGAGGAAGCTGGTTGGGATCAGCATGATGGTTCAACATACAGCAAATAAAAACACTTAA